In Chlorobiota bacterium, the sequence TGCCTTGTATGTAGAAGAGCTTTTGCTCCCTCTACACCTTTTGTTCCAACTGTTTGAGTCGCCGATGCGGCCCTTGCTACTGTTGCTGACTCTGTTCCAAATATTGATTGCCATAAACGCCTTAACCCTATTCCTATATCTCCTCCTCCTGCACTTCCGAGCACTTGGATCTTGCCATCTTCACCAGGTGTACCAGTCGCATCAACAGGATCAATATCATCTCCAATCGAACCCGCCTGCAACCCCTTCGGATCCGTCTTCCTCAACGGATCATTATCTCCATACACGTATGGCGATTGCCACAAAAACTTCTCCCACAATGGGTCTATTGCCGTAAATCTACCCAATCCCTCCTCTAATTTCCTCACTCCGTTGTTGTACAGGCTGCTTTCCTTGTCCTCCTCTCGGTCGTTATACATCCGACGCGTTGCCGTTCCGCTTAACAGGCCGCCCCACGGGTCGTAATCATAATACTTCGTTGAAATGCCGGGGGTGAGGCTGGCGCGTAGGCTGGCTAAGTGGTCGCTGATTCGGTATTCTTTGCTCCCGTCTGGCGTGGTGATGATCGGCGTGAGGTCCTCATGGACCCCGTTCCAGCCAATGCCGTTGGTGAGATACTCCGTTGGATACAGAAACACATTCCGCCGCCAAGCGGTGTCGCAGAATGGACCGCTCATTTGCTGGCCGTGCCAGACGGCAAGCTGCTCTTTGCTCCCGCCAAGCAGATACTGCACCCAGGGGTAGGGCTGGCCTACGATGCTGTCTGCCAATGGACCGTGGTACAACCGCTTTTGCTCTCGCTCTCCCTGCGCGTTGTACCGGTAGCGCCAATCCCAGTGGTTGTTCTCCCACGGGTTCCCGTTCTGGTACTTCCAGTTTAGCTCACGGCTCTATAATATTCCCCCATTCTGCAACCGCCGTGACCAGACACCTAATAAACGCTCTAATCCTTTAGTGTCTCCCGTTTTTAAAGCGCGTTCTGCATTACCATAAGGCGCGCCAATTGGATCTTCTTCAAAAAACTTTCCATACTTCAGAACAGGCAGATTGTAGGATAAGGCGCGTTTGCCTCCAACCCCAACTCCCCATTCCAACTCAGGCTGCACCTTCATCAACATATGCGCAAACACGATCCCAATGTCAACCGCTAATGATGCTCCATACGTCGTCAACTCTATCCTCGGATGATTGATGATCGTGTACTTCCCATCCTTGTGAACCTCGACACTGAAATCCTCCTCGTTCTTGTTATCTGTGTGAAATCTCTCATCCCTAAATATCTCCATTGATTTACCTACTATCTCATCTAATAACTCTACATTATCTCTCCTGAAATCTATATCCACATCTAAAAAATTACTCAACACCTCAAGACGTTCAGGAAAAATGCTCAAAAACCAAAGCAGGTTTTGCTTCGCTTCTTTCTTGCTCCAATTTTTGTGCCCCTTCTCCGCTAACTCTAACGGAGTAAGAATTATGGGATATGGTTCGATGAATGTGGTCTCGTTCATGACTCCTTTCTGTTTGGTGATGGTGGGTGTGAGACTCTTCTGAACCTCGTTCCATAGCTATTTTCAATTCAGCCCACAGATCTATAATATCCCCCCATTCTGTAACCGCCGTGACCAGACATCCAGTGTATGGAGCATCCCATTTTTATTTTCTTCCTTTATAGACCGTAATGCCTGATTATAAGCTGATCTAATCGGATTTTCTTCAAAAAACTTTCCATACTTCAGAACAGGCAGATTGTAGGATAAGGCTCGTTTGCCTCCAACTCCAACTCCCCATTCCAACTCAGGCTGCACCTTCATCAACATATGCGCAAACACGATCCCAATGTCAACCGCTAACGATGCTCCATACGTCGTCAACTCTATCCTCGGATGATTGATGATCGTGTACTTCCCATCCTTGTGAACCTCGACACTGAAATCCTCCTCGTTCTTGTTATCTGTGTGAAATCTCTCATCCCTAAATATCTCCATTGATTTACCTACTATCTCATCTAATAACTCTACATTATCTCTCCTGAAATCTATATCCACATCTAAAAAATTACTCAACACCTCAAGACGTTCAGGAAAAATGCTCAAAAACCAAAGCAGGTTTTGCTTCGCTTCTTTCTTGCTCCAATCCTTGTGATCCTTCTCCGCGAACTCTAACGGAGTAAGAATTATGGGATATGGTTCGATGAATGTGGTCTCGTTCATGACTCCTTTCTGTTTGTTATTTATGGATTATGACACCTATCCCATGCTCCTGAAGAGCATTCAGCAACCTTAATGTCGGACCGACTTGCCCAGTTACTGGGCTTGGATAAAAATGCCACGTTACCCCTTGAATATCTCCAAGATTACTTTTCAATATCTCAGCATCTTTCTTGACTTGGCTCTGGATCCTTGAGGAATATGGTGTCCTTCCTGTCTTGATTTCATTGGCTTGATCCTTTTTGACATTATCTACTACCCTCGCTCCTTGATTTGTCTTTATGCTTACTCCATTTTTTCCTCCATTTTGCTGTTGAAATTTGGCTTCTTGCGCCTTCCCATTAGCATTGTTCGCTCTAATAGTATTTCCCGAAGATTGGCTTATTCCCCCTCGCGCTCCTACACTGCTTGAGACTTGACCTACTCGTATCCAATTTCCACTACTTGCTACCCCCCCACCTCCGCCGCTTGGACGAACACTCAAACCACTCCCAATCCTTGGCATCCTCACAATCATACCACCTGAACCTTGGGCACCGCCAAATGCCGATAATTGCTCCGGTAGTCCATCTCCTACTGTTAGCGCCATCCCCTTGACACTTGCTACACCACGCCGCTGCATCCCATCCGGGTCCACATAATTCAACGGCGCATTCCCCGCGTACACGTACGGGCTGATCTCTGCTTCTTTCTCAAATAATGGGTCTATACTTAAAAATCTCCCCTCTTCGTACTTCCTCACTCCTAAACTAAACAATCCATTCTCACGGTCCTTCTCGTTCTCGTTGAACCCTCGACGCGCTACCGTTCCACCGCCAAGAACCTCCCCCCACGGGTCGTAATCATAATACTTCGTTGAAACGCCGGGGGTGAGGCTGGCGCGTAGGCTGGCTAAGTGGTCGCTGATTCGGTATTCTTTGCTTCCGTCTGGCTTGGTGATGATCGGCGTGAGGTCCTCATGAACCCCGTTCCAGCCGATGCCGTTGGTGATGTACTCCGTTGGATACAGAAACACATTCCGCCGCCAAGCGGTGTCGCAGAAGGGGCTGGTCATCTGTTGGCCGTGCCAGACGGCTAATTGCTCCTTGCTCCCGCCAAGCAGATACTGCACCCACGGGTATGGCTGGCCTACGATGCTGTCTGCCAATGGGCCGTGGTACAACCGCTTTTG encodes:
- a CDS encoding RHS repeat-associated core domain-containing protein; protein product: MRTDYGYNLNGSITDRTRFSQVTPPFWGLAGEDHFGYSYRELNWKYQNGNPWENNHWDWRYRYNAQGEREQKRLYHGPLADSIVGQPYPWVQYLLGGSKEQLAVWHGQQMTSPFCDTAWRRNVFLYPTEYITNGIGWNGVHEDLTPIITKPDGSKEYRISDHLASLRASLTPGVSTKYYDYDPWGEVLGGGTVARRGFNENEKDRENGLFSLGVRKYEEGRFLSIDPLFEKEAEISPYVYAGNAPLNYVDPDGMQRRGVASVKGMALTVGDGLPEQLSAFGGAQGSGGMIVRMPRIGSGLSVRPSGGGGGVASSGNWIRVGQVSSSVGARGGISQSSGNTIRANNANGKAQEAKFQQQNGGKNGVSIKTNQGARVVDNVKKDQANEIKTGRTPYSSRIQSQVKKDAEILKSNLGDIQGVTWHFYPSPVTGQVGPTLRLLNALQEHGIGVIIHK